One genomic segment of Sphingorhabdus sp. M41 includes these proteins:
- a CDS encoding TIGR03013 family XrtA/PEP-CTERM system glycosyltransferase, whose product MIRLFKHYIPYPVIFLGLIDFMLLLMAAEAGWILRAFQIDMTFGSIVDRPAPIFSFALALQLALIAVGVYGPEALQSLRFAAARILVAISLGVIFLSLLSFVLPGITLWRSNSLYAMILAILFLMVIRILLGTILDSDIFKRRLLILGAGPRAGRIAVLEKRQESGFIIAGYVDMNEGPSLIDGAVLRPDIANLPQHVIDLEVSEVVLALEERRNSLPVADLLTIKTTGVHVNDLSSFLERETGRVDLDSVNPSWFIFSDGFSSGRRLSTLFKRGFDIFLSFLLLLLTGPIILLFAVLIKMESRGDSFFKQERVGLYGQKFKILKLRSMCVDAESEGEAIWATKNDPRVTRIGRLIRKVRIDELPQAWSVLKGEMSFVGPRPERPQFVEDLQTKMPFYAERHIVKPGITGWAQINYPYGASTEDARHKLEYDLYYAKNYTPFLDLLIILQTIRVILWPEGAR is encoded by the coding sequence ATGATCCGATTGTTCAAACATTATATTCCTTATCCGGTTATTTTTCTGGGTTTGATCGATTTCATGCTGTTGCTGATGGCGGCCGAAGCTGGCTGGATATTGCGCGCGTTTCAGATCGACATGACGTTCGGGTCGATCGTCGACCGACCGGCACCGATTTTCAGCTTTGCCCTTGCTCTTCAACTGGCGCTGATTGCAGTCGGTGTTTATGGCCCCGAAGCGTTGCAATCCCTCCGTTTTGCCGCTGCCCGGATTCTGGTCGCGATTTCTCTGGGTGTGATTTTTCTGTCTCTGCTCTCCTTTGTCCTGCCAGGGATCACGTTGTGGCGCTCCAATTCGCTCTATGCGATGATCCTGGCAATCCTGTTCTTGATGGTGATCCGGATTTTGCTGGGCACTATACTCGACAGCGATATCTTCAAACGGCGTCTGCTAATTCTCGGCGCTGGTCCCCGGGCGGGGCGGATTGCCGTGCTGGAAAAACGGCAGGAAAGCGGCTTCATCATCGCCGGCTATGTCGACATGAATGAAGGCCCGAGCCTGATCGACGGCGCGGTGCTGCGTCCTGATATTGCCAATCTGCCGCAACATGTCATTGATCTGGAAGTTAGCGAAGTGGTTCTGGCGCTCGAAGAACGGCGCAACTCCCTTCCGGTCGCCGATCTGCTGACGATCAAGACGACCGGCGTCCACGTTAATGACTTGTCGAGCTTTCTCGAGCGCGAAACCGGACGTGTGGATCTGGATAGCGTCAACCCGAGCTGGTTCATCTTCTCGGACGGATTTTCCTCGGGGCGCCGGTTGTCGACGCTGTTCAAACGGGGCTTTGACATATTTCTCAGTTTTCTTTTGCTGCTTTTAACGGGACCGATAATTCTGCTCTTTGCAGTGCTCATCAAGATGGAAAGCCGGGGCGATTCCTTTTTCAAGCAGGAACGGGTCGGCCTCTACGGTCAGAAATTCAAAATCCTCAAACTTAGATCCATGTGCGTCGATGCCGAGTCAGAAGGAGAAGCGATCTGGGCGACGAAGAATGATCCGCGCGTCACTCGTATCGGCAGGCTCATTCGCAAGGTCCGGATTGATGAACTGCCCCAAGCCTGGAGCGTGTTGAAAGGCGAGATGAGTTTTGTCGGTCCCCGTCCGGAGAGGCCGCAATTTGTCGAAGATTTGCAGACGAAAATGCCTTTTTATGCCGAGCGGCATATCGTCAAGCCGGGTATCACTGGCTGGGCCCAGATCAACTATCCTTATGGCGCATCGACCGAAGACGCGCGGCACAAGCTGGAATATGATCTATATTATGCTAAAAATTATACACCCTTTCTGGACTTGCTGATCATCCTCCAGACCATCCGTGTCATATTATGGCCAGAGGGAGCGCGCTGA
- a CDS encoding 3-hydroxybutyrate dehydrogenase: MFLKGKTALITGSTSGIGGGYAKALAAEGAAVMINGFGDAGEIETLRQELETLSGAKAAYSNADMTKPEEIRQMCADCAEQLGTIDILINNAGIQFVSPVDEFPEEKWNAVMDIIMNSAFHTTKAVLPGMKEKGWGRIINTGSMHSKVASPYKSAYNAAKHAIDGFGKTVALEVATNGITVNTISPGYTWTPLVEGQIPNTMEVRGLTREQVINDVLLAPQPTKEFVQIDQIAALAIFLCKDEARSITGANISIDGGWTAQ; encoded by the coding sequence ATGTTTCTAAAGGGTAAGACCGCGCTGATTACGGGTAGCACATCGGGTATTGGCGGCGGCTACGCGAAGGCGCTGGCGGCTGAAGGCGCGGCGGTGATGATCAACGGCTTTGGCGACGCGGGCGAAATTGAAACTTTACGTCAGGAGCTGGAAACGCTGAGCGGCGCCAAGGCCGCTTACAGCAACGCCGACATGACCAAGCCGGAAGAGATCCGGCAGATGTGTGCCGATTGCGCAGAGCAGTTGGGCACGATCGACATATTGATCAACAATGCCGGCATCCAGTTTGTCTCGCCGGTCGATGAATTTCCCGAAGAAAAATGGAATGCCGTGATGGACATCATCATGAACAGCGCCTTCCACACCACCAAGGCAGTATTGCCCGGGATGAAGGAAAAGGGCTGGGGCCGGATCATCAACACCGGTTCGATGCACAGCAAGGTCGCGAGCCCTTACAAGTCCGCCTATAATGCGGCGAAACACGCGATTGACGGCTTCGGCAAGACGGTTGCGCTGGAAGTCGCGACAAACGGGATCACGGTCAACACCATCTCGCCCGGCTATACGTGGACGCCGCTGGTCGAGGGGCAGATCCCGAACACGATGGAAGTGCGCGGTCTGACGCGGGAGCAGGTGATCAACGACGTGCTGCTGGCACCGCAACCGACCAAGGAATTTGTCCAGATCGACCAGATTGCAGCGCTCGCCATCTTCCTGTGCAAGGACGAAGCCCGCTCGATCACCGGCGCGAATATCTCGATCGACGGGGGCTGGACGGCGCAGTGA
- a CDS encoding helix-turn-helix domain-containing protein, translated as MSNQKLFAGAAIKRLRRSAAMTQVALAEALDISPSYLNLIERNQRPLSARLMLLLAERFDFDPRQLIAAEPGGGIDAIRQRLADPLFEDLSIDRSELDEWLIAAPNTAEAFVRLFDKRQTDGATGESNAPDPIQAVRREIERWRNHFADLDVTAEGLADELRLGAGDLYGAIAERLRVKHQLMIRILPETVLSDKLRRLDLHARQLQLSEMLDPASRTFQAALLLGQIEAKGQIDALASGGNFTDRAAEKLFRRHLSGYFAAALMMPYERFLKACEQSGYRIQLLQRRFGAGFEQVAHRLTTLQRVGSRGLPFFMVRIDRSGTISKRYAGASNAPLVESAHRCPLWDIHRVFEQPAEIRSQLVALEDGSTWFTLSRAVQGIGSGAGGHTPAFAIGLGVSADVAAALYYARGKDLSIEHADAIGLGCTACTRLQCSQRSAPPRSRVLKFDEQDRGLTPFDFVND; from the coding sequence ATGTCGAATCAGAAACTTTTTGCCGGCGCTGCAATCAAGCGACTTCGCCGTAGCGCCGCCATGACGCAGGTCGCTCTGGCCGAGGCGCTGGATATTTCGCCGAGCTATCTCAATCTTATCGAACGCAACCAGCGGCCGTTAAGCGCGCGTTTGATGCTGTTGCTGGCGGAGAGGTTTGACTTTGATCCAAGGCAATTGATCGCAGCGGAACCGGGCGGGGGGATTGATGCCATTCGGCAGCGACTGGCCGATCCGTTGTTCGAAGACCTGTCGATAGACCGCTCGGAACTGGACGAATGGCTGATCGCGGCACCCAATACTGCCGAAGCCTTTGTACGCCTTTTTGACAAACGACAGACAGACGGCGCAACCGGCGAGAGCAATGCGCCTGATCCGATTCAGGCCGTCCGGCGCGAAATCGAGCGGTGGCGTAACCATTTCGCCGATCTGGATGTAACGGCCGAGGGACTGGCTGATGAACTGCGGCTTGGTGCCGGGGATCTCTATGGCGCGATCGCCGAGCGGCTGCGTGTAAAACATCAGTTGATGATCCGGATTCTGCCGGAAACCGTGTTGTCCGACAAGCTGCGCCGTCTCGATCTTCACGCCCGGCAGTTGCAGCTATCGGAAATGCTTGATCCGGCTTCTCGCACATTTCAGGCAGCGCTGCTGCTTGGACAGATCGAAGCGAAGGGGCAAATTGATGCGCTGGCGTCTGGTGGCAATTTTACCGATCGCGCAGCAGAAAAATTGTTCCGCCGCCACTTGTCCGGCTATTTTGCCGCAGCATTGATGATGCCCTATGAGCGATTTTTGAAAGCATGCGAGCAAAGCGGCTATCGCATCCAGCTGCTCCAGCGTCGTTTCGGCGCCGGGTTCGAGCAGGTTGCCCATCGTCTGACCACTTTGCAGCGTGTCGGATCGCGTGGACTGCCCTTCTTCATGGTGCGGATCGATCGATCGGGGACGATCTCCAAGCGCTATGCTGGAGCCAGCAACGCCCCGCTGGTCGAAAGCGCCCATCGCTGTCCGCTTTGGGACATCCACCGCGTGTTCGAACAGCCGGCGGAAATCCGGTCTCAACTGGTGGCCTTGGAAGACGGCTCGACATGGTTCACACTGTCTCGAGCGGTGCAGGGCATCGGCTCCGGAGCGGGTGGCCACACTCCGGCCTTCGCCATCGGACTGGGCGTTTCCGCCGATGTTGCCGCTGCTCTATATTATGCGCGCGGCAAAGATCTGAGCATCGAGCATGCTGATGCGATCGGTCTGGGTTGTACGGCCTGCACCAGGCTCCAATGTTCGCAGCGGTCAGCCCCACCGCGTAGCCGGGTCTTGAAATTTGACGAGCAGGACCGGGGATTAACGCCATTTGATTTCGTCAACGACTAG
- the creD gene encoding cell envelope integrity protein CreD: MMDGMDVENGSEREERSPGRKFMMVLVMGFLLTIPLFVTWLLVYDRQSQSETAQQSIVSGWGGEQVFAGPKLVLPYNVALQETVEQNGKSVTRTNIVQREFFLAPEKVKLDSALKTRTKKRAIYEVVVYDTNVIGSAVFRLPDDFGRDGIAITDIDFTRAELRFGLSDARGLAGDNSVTVGGEKLVLKPGRGLGETGNSGFYAWVDASGLIEGGLEADFAVRFKGNESLTIAPHAGLTEWTVQSKWPHPSFTGSFLPEAEETKVTAKGFEAKYLITNLALGSSLVSMQVGHQVNPGRTGPMVHFEPDGGAVAASATVHLIQPVDLYGQVDRAAKYGFLIIGFTFVAFLLFDLIGGVSISSVQYILIGAALVLFFVLLLAFAEIIGFALAFVAASAATIGLITAYSASVLASWRRAGLVGGLLAGLYGAIYILLSLQAYSLLIGSLLIFAALGGLMFVTRRLDWSGSLSRVRR; encoded by the coding sequence ATGATGGATGGTATGGACGTCGAAAACGGTTCGGAGCGAGAGGAACGATCTCCGGGTCGAAAATTCATGATGGTGCTGGTGATGGGATTTTTGCTGACGATCCCGTTGTTCGTCACTTGGCTGCTGGTTTACGACCGGCAAAGCCAGAGCGAAACCGCCCAGCAGTCGATCGTGTCGGGCTGGGGCGGCGAACAGGTGTTTGCCGGGCCGAAGCTGGTGCTGCCCTATAATGTTGCGCTCCAGGAAACGGTCGAGCAGAACGGCAAGAGCGTGACCCGCACCAATATCGTGCAACGCGAGTTTTTTCTGGCACCGGAAAAGGTGAAGCTGGACAGCGCTCTCAAGACCCGGACCAAGAAACGCGCGATATATGAAGTCGTTGTCTATGATACCAATGTCATCGGATCGGCGGTTTTCAGGCTGCCCGATGATTTTGGCCGAGACGGAATCGCGATCACGGATATTGATTTCACACGAGCGGAGTTGCGGTTCGGATTGTCCGATGCGCGCGGGCTGGCGGGCGACAACAGCGTCACGGTGGGCGGCGAGAAGCTGGTACTCAAACCGGGCAGAGGCCTCGGCGAAACCGGCAATAGCGGCTTCTATGCCTGGGTCGATGCCAGCGGCTTGATCGAGGGCGGGTTGGAGGCAGATTTTGCGGTTCGCTTCAAGGGCAACGAGAGCCTGACGATCGCGCCGCATGCCGGACTGACAGAATGGACGGTCCAGTCAAAATGGCCGCACCCCAGCTTCACCGGAAGCTTCCTGCCCGAAGCGGAGGAGACCAAAGTAACGGCCAAGGGCTTCGAGGCGAAATATTTGATCACCAACCTTGCTCTGGGAAGCTCTCTGGTTTCCATGCAAGTGGGGCATCAAGTGAACCCCGGAAGGACGGGGCCTATGGTTCATTTCGAACCTGACGGGGGCGCTGTTGCCGCCAGCGCCACGGTGCATCTGATCCAGCCGGTTGATCTTTACGGCCAGGTGGACCGGGCGGCCAAATATGGTTTTCTGATCATCGGCTTTACCTTTGTCGCATTCCTGCTGTTCGACCTGATCGGCGGGGTGAGCATATCCTCGGTGCAATATATATTGATCGGGGCGGCGCTGGTATTGTTCTTCGTGCTGCTGCTGGCCTTTGCCGAAATCATCGGCTTTGCGCTGGCCTTTGTGGCGGCGTCGGCAGCCACGATCGGGCTGATCACCGCTTATTCGGCCTCGGTACTGGCGAGCTGGCGAAGGGCAGGCCTGGTCGGCGGATTGCTCGCAGGCCTCTATGGCGCGATCTATATATTGCTCAGCCTGCAGGCTTACTCGCTGCTGATCGGATCGCTGCTGATATTCGCGGCACTGGGCGGGTTGATGTTCGTTACCCGGCGGCTTGACTGGTCCGGCAGTCTGAGCCGCGTTAGGCGATAG
- the prsK gene encoding XrtA/PEP-CTERM system histidine kinase PrsK: MISLLDYISLFGHGIAAALFGALAIWQFQRKVDRNSKQIWLVIAIALTSFWALSIAVEGHLSPISRFAETLRNCGWLAFMFILLRAGEGRDEPKTVNTIYAALAFVLIGQMLVDSLLPALSGSPRLEGVTLYTSLVLRMIFAVGALVLVHNLYSISAPETRWGIRLPMASLAAIWTFDLNLFTITYLTQQTPVELHAMRGPMMAVIAPILALAALRNTEWNLKLSRSVAFRSLSLVAIGSYLLMMVVIATALQIIGGDYARLAQISFLFGTSIGALLLLPSGRFRAWLKVKLAKNFFQHRYDYRSEWIRFTDTVGRPGAGSAPFHERVIKAIADITDSPAGILLVPDDSGQLVLQSRWNWSSIEVPTRACTNRTTAFFEETSHIVEFDTLRAGQDDKCDATAIPDWMNHDDRIWVGVPLVHFDRLAGLMLLARPRINRTLDWEDLDMLRVVGRQVASYLAESRSQESLSEVQRFDEFNRRMAFIMHDIKNLVSQLSLLAGNAKRHADNPEFQADMIETLQDSTVKMNGLLERLSQHNKSHPEEPKAVKVGALIQSTIEKKRLLHHLESNWVEDLTVFADPARVDQILGHLIQNAIDASTEDQSITINARRRDLSVAIEVCDQGTGMSNEFIRSQLFKPFASSKEGGFGIGAYEARELARAMNGRLEVESTEGVGSRFTLILPLAKHLPEKISADERAA; the protein is encoded by the coding sequence ATGATATCGCTTCTCGATTATATCAGTCTGTTCGGTCATGGCATTGCTGCGGCTCTTTTCGGCGCGCTGGCGATCTGGCAATTTCAGCGCAAGGTCGACCGCAATAGCAAGCAAATATGGTTGGTCATCGCCATCGCACTGACAAGCTTTTGGGCGCTTTCCATTGCTGTTGAAGGACATTTGTCACCGATTTCCCGGTTCGCGGAAACTTTGCGCAATTGTGGCTGGCTGGCGTTCATGTTCATCCTGCTCCGGGCCGGGGAGGGGCGCGATGAGCCAAAAACGGTCAACACCATCTATGCCGCACTCGCTTTTGTCCTGATCGGGCAGATGCTTGTGGATTCTTTGCTCCCCGCCTTGTCAGGAAGCCCGCGTCTCGAAGGGGTGACGCTCTATACATCGCTCGTGTTGCGGATGATCTTTGCCGTGGGCGCGCTGGTGCTCGTGCACAATCTCTATTCGATTTCCGCGCCGGAAACCCGTTGGGGCATCCGGCTGCCAATGGCTTCGCTGGCGGCAATCTGGACATTTGATCTCAATCTTTTCACGATTACATATCTGACCCAGCAAACCCCGGTGGAACTGCACGCCATGCGCGGGCCGATGATGGCGGTAATTGCGCCCATTCTCGCTTTGGCCGCGTTGCGCAATACGGAATGGAACCTGAAGCTGTCGCGCAGTGTGGCCTTCCGTTCGCTGTCGCTTGTCGCGATCGGCAGCTATCTCCTGATGATGGTGGTGATCGCGACGGCGCTGCAGATCATAGGCGGTGACTATGCGCGCCTAGCCCAGATCAGCTTTCTGTTTGGTACGTCCATCGGCGCTCTGCTGCTGCTGCCCTCTGGACGGTTCCGCGCCTGGCTGAAAGTCAAGTTGGCGAAGAATTTCTTCCAGCACCGCTATGACTATCGGTCGGAATGGATCCGCTTTACCGATACCGTTGGTCGCCCCGGTGCGGGCAGCGCGCCGTTCCACGAACGGGTGATAAAGGCAATCGCCGACATAACGGACTCGCCAGCCGGCATTTTGCTGGTGCCGGACGATTCCGGTCAACTGGTGCTGCAATCTCGCTGGAACTGGTCCTCGATCGAGGTCCCAACGCGCGCGTGCACGAACCGGACCACCGCTTTTTTCGAAGAGACCAGCCATATCGTGGAATTTGATACGCTTCGTGCCGGTCAGGACGACAAATGCGATGCAACCGCTATTCCGGACTGGATGAACCATGATGACCGGATTTGGGTAGGGGTGCCGCTGGTTCATTTCGACCGGCTTGCCGGATTGATGCTGCTTGCTCGACCGCGGATTAACCGAACGCTCGATTGGGAAGATCTGGATATGCTCCGCGTAGTCGGCCGTCAGGTGGCCAGTTACCTCGCCGAGTCTCGCAGTCAGGAATCCCTGTCCGAAGTCCAAAGATTTGACGAATTCAATCGCCGCATGGCGTTCATCATGCATGACATCAAAAATCTGGTCAGCCAGCTCAGCCTGCTTGCCGGCAATGCCAAGCGCCACGCGGATAATCCTGAATTTCAGGCCGACATGATCGAGACGCTGCAGGATTCAACGGTCAAGATGAACGGCCTGCTCGAACGTCTGTCGCAGCATAACAAGTCCCATCCCGAAGAGCCGAAGGCTGTAAAAGTCGGAGCCCTGATCCAGTCCACCATCGAGAAAAAACGGCTACTGCATCACCTGGAAAGCAACTGGGTTGAAGATCTGACGGTTTTTGCTGATCCCGCACGAGTGGATCAGATATTGGGGCATTTGATCCAGAATGCGATCGATGCCAGCACCGAAGATCAGTCGATAACCATCAACGCGCGGCGCAGAGATTTGAGCGTCGCCATTGAAGTCTGTGATCAGGGAACGGGCATGTCGAACGAGTTTATCCGCAGCCAGCTTTTCAAGCCATTTGCCTCCAGCAAGGAAGGTGGCTTCGGGATCGGGGCCTATGAAGCGCGCGAATTGGCGCGAGCGATGAACGGTCGTTTGGAAGTGGAGAGCACGGAAGGCGTGGGCAGTCGATTCACGTTGATCCTGCCGCTTGCAAAACATTTACCGGAAAAAATTTCAGCAGACGAAAGGGCCGCATGA
- the ypfJ gene encoding KPN_02809 family neutral zinc metallopeptidase has translation MRLDDLDPSKNVRDQGRGGGRSFGGGGGGGLGLLLSFLPMLLGRKMGCGTILLIGGAALAFLYFSGGGMQLAGDTGAGGFQSESSGANVACDTQEELFACQVLASTEQTWDKLFQQQGERYRPTTLTFYDQSGQSGCGAAQAAMGPFYCPADQGVYLDTSFFREMSTRMGAKGDFAQAYVIAHEVGHHIQNLTGVADQVRKAQGRASKAEGNALQVRMELQADCYAGVWAAQNADRMEAGDVEEGLNAAHAIGDDTLMRGAGQRPVESMFTHGSSEQRMAWLRKGLQTGNPSTCDTFAQGAV, from the coding sequence ATGCGTTTGGACGATCTGGACCCCAGCAAGAATGTTCGTGATCAGGGCCGCGGTGGTGGCCGGAGTTTTGGCGGCGGTGGCGGCGGAGGCCTGGGATTGCTCCTGAGCTTTCTGCCAATGTTGCTCGGCCGGAAAATGGGCTGCGGCACGATCCTGCTGATCGGCGGCGCAGCGCTAGCCTTCCTATATTTCAGCGGCGGCGGCATGCAGCTCGCAGGTGACACCGGCGCGGGCGGATTCCAGTCCGAAAGCTCCGGTGCCAATGTCGCCTGTGACACGCAGGAAGAACTTTTCGCCTGTCAGGTACTCGCTTCGACCGAGCAGACCTGGGACAAGCTGTTCCAGCAGCAGGGCGAACGCTATCGTCCGACCACCCTCACCTTTTATGACCAGTCCGGACAATCTGGCTGCGGTGCAGCGCAGGCGGCGATGGGGCCTTTTTACTGCCCGGCGGATCAGGGTGTCTATCTCGACACCAGCTTCTTCCGCGAAATGTCTACCCGCATGGGTGCAAAGGGTGATTTCGCCCAGGCCTATGTGATTGCGCATGAGGTCGGCCACCATATCCAGAATCTGACCGGTGTCGCCGATCAGGTCCGCAAGGCCCAGGGCCGTGCCAGCAAGGCCGAAGGCAATGCGCTGCAGGTCCGGATGGAATTGCAAGCGGATTGCTATGCCGGCGTATGGGCGGCGCAAAATGCCGACCGGATGGAAGCCGGCGATGTCGAGGAAGGCCTGAATGCGGCCCACGCCATTGGCGATGATACGCTGATGCGCGGTGCCGGCCAGCGTCCGGTGGAGAGCATGTTCACCCACGGGTCGTCCGAGCAACGCATGGCCTGGCTGCGCAAGGGATTGCAGACCGGTAATCCATCCACCTGCGACACTTTTGCACAAGGCGCCGTCTAG
- a CDS encoding alpha-hydroxy acid oxidase — translation MNISDCHNVNDFRALARKRLPFPIFDYIDGAADDEVTRRRNTEAYERCDLVPNVLTGVENIDMSTTVMGQKLAMPLFLSPTALQRLFHWQGERAVARAAEKFGTYFGISSLGTVSIEEIGESISTPKMFQLYVHKDKDLNRSMVERCKAAKFDALTLTVDTIVGGNRERCLRSGFTSPPRITPTSFWSYAAKPAWGLNYMFRDKFELSNLKDHVSEGTSVPNSVADYFTNMLDQSLDWAMAEEIAKDWDGEFCLKGIMSVADAQRAVDIGATAIMVSNHGGRQLDGSRAPFDQLAEICDAVGDKLDVICDGGITRGSHVLKALSVGAKACSGGRLYLYALAAAGQSGVERILALLQAEIERDMKLMGVTAVDQLNRDNLRFR, via the coding sequence ATGAATATCTCGGATTGCCACAATGTGAATGACTTCCGCGCGCTCGCCAGAAAACGCCTTCCCTTTCCGATATTTGACTATATCGACGGCGCGGCGGACGACGAAGTCACGCGGCGACGCAACACCGAAGCCTATGAACGCTGCGATCTGGTGCCCAATGTTCTCACCGGCGTCGAAAATATCGACATGAGCACAACCGTGATGGGACAGAAGCTGGCGATGCCGCTGTTTCTCTCACCCACTGCGCTCCAGCGACTGTTCCACTGGCAGGGCGAGCGCGCGGTAGCCCGGGCGGCGGAGAAATTCGGAACCTATTTCGGCATTTCCTCGCTGGGCACCGTGAGCATTGAGGAGATCGGAGAGAGCATCAGCACGCCGAAAATGTTCCAGCTCTATGTCCACAAGGACAAGGACCTGAACCGGTCGATGGTCGAGCGTTGCAAGGCGGCCAAATTCGATGCGCTTACCCTCACCGTGGATACGATAGTCGGCGGCAACCGCGAGCGCTGTCTCCGTTCAGGCTTCACCAGTCCGCCCCGGATCACCCCGACCAGCTTCTGGAGCTATGCCGCCAAACCGGCATGGGGACTGAATTACATGTTCCGCGACAAGTTCGAGCTGTCCAACCTGAAAGACCATGTCTCGGAAGGCACCAGCGTGCCCAATTCCGTCGCGGACTATTTCACCAACATGCTCGACCAGTCGCTCGACTGGGCCATGGCGGAGGAGATTGCCAAGGATTGGGACGGTGAATTTTGCCTGAAAGGCATCATGTCGGTCGCCGACGCACAGCGAGCAGTCGATATCGGGGCCACGGCGATCATGGTGTCCAATCATGGCGGACGGCAACTGGACGGCAGCCGCGCGCCGTTTGATCAACTGGCCGAGATTTGCGATGCGGTCGGCGACAAGCTCGACGTCATCTGCGACGGTGGCATCACCCGCGGCAGCCATGTCTTGAAGGCGCTCAGCGTCGGCGCCAAGGCTTGTTCGGGCGGGCGCCTCTATCTCTACGCCCTCGCCGCTGCCGGACAGTCGGGGGTTGAGCGAATCCTCGCTTTGCTGCAAGCGGAAATCGAACGCGACATGAAACTAATGGGCGTCACGGCGGTAGATCAATTGAACCGCGACAATCTGCGATTTCGGTAA
- a CDS encoding amidohydrolase has translation MMMRKYTKLGLLAAASIMMTSPAQADGLKDAIAADLPSLMDLYRDLHSNPELSGEEVRTAAKLAAEARRLGFKVTEKVGGTGVVAVMENGEGPTVMLRADMDGLPLEEKTGLAFASRMQAKTRQGNDTFVMHACGHDTHMTGWVATARQLAARKNEWAGTLVMILQPAEETGEGALAMLEDGLYTRFPKPDYALAFHDAAGAPAGYIGYAPGFALANVDSVDIQVKGVGGHGAYPHTTKDPVVLASRIVGSLQTLVSREIDPQDPAVVTVGSFQAGSKHNIISDEALLLLTVRSYGDDTRAKLLDGIKRIARGEAIAAGMPEDRMPVVTLRETEFTPATYNSPDFSIEMANLFESRFGKERVVQSKPVMGGEDFSRYRRADENIKSMIFWVGGVPMAEYQASLTEGTKLPSLHSPFWAPDAEKVITTGAEAMTAAALQIMKK, from the coding sequence ATGATGATGCGGAAATATACGAAATTGGGCTTGCTGGCTGCGGCTTCTATCATGATGACCTCTCCTGCACAGGCAGACGGCTTGAAGGATGCTATTGCCGCAGATTTGCCGTCGCTGATGGATCTTTACCGGGACCTGCACAGCAATCCGGAACTGAGCGGCGAAGAGGTTCGCACTGCAGCCAAGCTGGCTGCAGAAGCACGCCGCCTCGGCTTCAAGGTCACCGAAAAGGTCGGCGGGACCGGCGTCGTCGCTGTCATGGAAAATGGCGAGGGGCCAACGGTAATGTTGCGCGCGGACATGGATGGACTGCCGCTCGAGGAGAAAACCGGTCTGGCGTTTGCGTCGAGGATGCAGGCAAAAACCCGTCAGGGCAACGACACGTTCGTCATGCACGCCTGCGGCCATGATACGCATATGACGGGATGGGTCGCCACGGCCCGGCAACTCGCTGCACGCAAAAATGAATGGGCCGGAACTCTGGTCATGATCCTGCAGCCGGCTGAGGAAACCGGCGAAGGCGCTCTGGCGATGCTCGAAGACGGGCTCTATACCCGTTTCCCGAAGCCCGATTATGCGCTCGCCTTTCATGATGCCGCGGGCGCACCTGCCGGATATATCGGCTATGCGCCCGGCTTTGCTCTGGCCAATGTCGACAGCGTCGATATCCAGGTGAAGGGCGTTGGCGGCCATGGCGCTTATCCGCATACGACCAAGGATCCGGTGGTTCTGGCCAGTCGCATCGTGGGTTCGCTGCAGACACTGGTAAGCCGTGAAATCGATCCGCAGGACCCCGCGGTCGTTACCGTCGGCAGTTTCCAGGCCGGTTCCAAGCATAATATCATTTCCGATGAAGCGCTGTTGCTGCTCACTGTGCGCAGCTACGGCGATGACACGCGGGCCAAGCTGCTAGACGGGATCAAGAGAATTGCGCGCGGCGAAGCAATTGCTGCTGGCATGCCGGAAGACAGGATGCCGGTTGTAACATTGCGCGAAACGGAATTCACTCCGGCAACCTATAATAGTCCCGATTTCTCGATCGAAATGGCCAATCTGTTCGAAAGCCGCTTTGGCAAGGAGCGGGTCGTGCAGTCTAAACCAGTCATGGGCGGCGAAGATTTCAGTCGCTATCGCCGCGCCGACGAGAATATCAAAAGCATGATTTTCTGGGTCGGTGGGGTGCCGATGGCGGAATATCAGGCATCGCTCACCGAAGGCACCAAATTGCCATCGCTGCACAGTCCGTTCTGGGCACCCGATGCAGAGAAGGTGATCACGACCGGTGCCGAGGCGATGACCGCTGCGGCCTTGCAGATCATGAAGAAATAG